One Apis cerana isolate GH-2021 linkage group LG15, AcerK_1.0, whole genome shotgun sequence DNA window includes the following coding sequences:
- the LOC107996348 gene encoding catenin alpha: protein MSDHFGPITLKWDPKNLEIRTMSVEKTLEPLVLQVTTLVNTKGPSKKKKGKSKRASALVGTVEKATNNFIEKGEQIAYENPDITAEMLSAVEEVRKTGAAMSIAAREFSEDPCSSLKRGNMVRAARNLLSAVTRLLILADMVDVHLLLKSLHVVEDDLKKLKNASSQGELLENIKQFGRNASELMNQAAKRQQELKDPQLRDDLAAARAVLKKHSTMLLTASKVYVRHPELAAAKANRDYVLKQVCEAVNTINDVAQGKTPIDTQHPYEGPGELAAALDDFDERMVMSPLAYNEVRTRPSLEERLESIISGAALMADSSCTRDERRERIVAECNAVRQALQDLLSEYMNNMGVKEQSEGLERAIDHMCRKTRDLRRQLRKAVVDHVSDSFLETSVPLLVLIEAARNGRDKEVEEYALVFTEHANKLVEVANLVCSMSGNEDGVKMVRYAAAQIGNLCPQVINAARVLAARNRSKVALDNMEVFRQAWENQVRVLTEAVDDITTIDDFLAVSENHILEDVNKCVLALQECDADTLDRTAGAIRGRSARVCNVVQAEMDNYEPCIYTKRVLEAVKVLREQVMPKFAQRVEVAVDALGSSPAKDVDENDFIDASRLVYDGVREIRRAVLMNRADEDLDPEDVELDEHYTLETRSKSSAQTGEHGVDEYPEISGITTAREAMRKMPEEDKQKILQQVEYFKSEKLKFDKEVAKWDDAGNDIIVLAKHMCMIMMEMTDFTRGRGPLKTTMDVINAAKKISEAGTKLDKLTRQIADQCPESSTKKDLLAYLQRIALYCHQMNITSKVKADVQNISGELIVSGLDSATSLIQAAKNLMNAVVLTVKASYVASTKYPRQSTVTSPIVVWKMKAPEKKPLVRPERPEEVRAKVRKGSQKKVQNPIHALSEFQSPTESV, encoded by the exons atgtcagATCACTTTGGCCCGATAACTTTAAAATGGGATCCTAAAAATTTAGAGATCCGTACTATGTCTGTAGAAAAAACATTGGAACCTTTAGTTTTACAAGTCACTACACTTGTAAATACAAAGGGTcctagtaaaaaaaagaaaggaaaatcaaAAAGAGCTAGTGCTTTAGTTGGAACTGTTGAAAAAgcaactaataattttattgaaaaaggaGAACAAATAGCGTATGAAAATCCTGATATTACTGCAGAAATGTTAAGTGCTGTTGAAGAAGTAAGAAAAACAGGTGCTGCAATGAGCATTGCTGCTag agAATTTTCAGAAGATCCttgttcttctttaaaaagagGCAATATGGTTCGTGCTGCAAGAAACTTATTATCTGCAGTAACACGTTTGCTTATTTTAGCAGATATGGTTGATGTGCATTTGTTGTTGAAGTCATTGCATGTAGTAGaagatgatttaaaaaaattaaagaatgcaTCTTCACAGGGAgagttattagaaaatataaaacaatttggaAGAAATGCATCAGAACTTATGAATCAAGCTGCAAAACGTCaacaagaattaaaagatCCTCAATTAAGAGATGATTTAGCTGCAGCAAGAGCTGTTCTTAAAAAACACTCTACTATGCTTTTAACAGCCTCTAAAGTTTATGTTCGACATCCTGAATTAGCTGCAGCAAAAGCAAATCGTGATTATGTTTTGAAACAAGTCTGTGAAGCTGTAAATACCATTAATGATGTAGCACAAGGAAAAACTCCAATTGATACTCAACATCCTTATGAAGGACCTGGAGAATTAGCTGCTGCATTAGatgattttgatgaaagaatggTAATGTCTCCACTTGCATACAATGAAGTACGTACAAGACCTAGTCTTGAGGAAAGATTGGAAAGTATTATTAGTGGTGCTGCATTAATGGCAGATTCTTCATGCACTCGAGATGAGCGTAGAGAACGCATTGTTGCAGAATGTAATGCAGTTAGACAAGCACTTCAAGATTTATTAagtgaatatatgaataat aTGGGCGTCAAAGAACAATCAGAAGGCTTAGAAAGAGCAATTGACCACATGTGTAGAAAAACTCGGGATCTTCGTAGACAATTACGAAAAGCTGTAGTAGATCATGTGTCTGATAGTTTTTTAGAAACAAGCGTACCTTTATTGGTTCTCATTGAAGCTGCAAGAAATGGTCGTGATAAGGAAGTAGAAGAATATGCATTAGTTTTTACAGAACATGCTAATAAACTAGTTGAG GTTGCCAATTTAGTGTGTAGTATGTCAGGAAATGAAGATGGTGTAAAAATGGTCCGTTATGCGGCAGcacaaattggaaatttatgtCCACAAGTAATCAATGCAGCACGTGTGCTTGCAGCTCGTAATCGATCTAAAGTAGCTTTAGATAATATGGAAGTATTCCGACAAGCATGGGAAAATCAAGTAAGAGTACTAACTGAAGCTGTTGATGATATTACTACTATTGATGATTTCTTAGCTGTATCTGAGAATCATATCTTAGAAGACGTAAATAAGTGTGTATTGGCATTACAAGAATGTGATGCTGATACTTTAGATAGAACCGCGGGTGCGATTCGTGGACGATCTGCCAGAGTGTGTAATGTTGTTCAAGCAGAAATGGATAATTATGAGCCTTGTATCTATACAAAACGAGTTTTAGAAGCTGTAAAAGTTCTAAGAGAACAAGTGATGCCGAAATTTGCGCAGAGAGTAGAAGTGGCAGTAGATGCATTGGGTAGTAGTCCAGCTAAAGATGtggatgaaaatgattttatagatGCTTCAAGATTAGTTTACGATGGTGTTCGTGAAATTAGGCGTGCTGTATTGATGAACAGA GCGGATGAAGATTTAGATCCAGAAGATGTTGAACTTGATGAACATTATACATTAGAAACTCGTAGTAAATCGAGTGCGCAAACTGGTGAACATGGTGTTGATGAATATCCAGAAATAAGTGGTATTACTACGGCTCGTGAAGCTATGCGTAAAATGCCAGAAgaagataaacaaaaaatcttaCAACAGGTAGAATACTTCAAAAGTGAGAaactaaaatttgataaagaaGTTGCTAAATGGGATGATGCAGgaaatgatattattgtaCTTGCAAAACATATGTGTATGATTATGATGGAAATGACAGATTTTACTAGAGGTCGCGGACCTTTAAAGACGACTATGGATGTCATTAATGcagcaaaaaaaatttctgaagcTGGAactaaattagataaattaacaAGACAAATAGCAGATCAATGTCCAGAAAGTTCTACTAAAAAAGATCTTTTGGCTTATCTACAACGTATAGCATTATATTGTCATCAAATGAATATTACAAGTAAAGTTAAAGCAGATGTACAAAATATTAGTGGAGAATTAATTGTATCTGGACTTGACAGTGCAACTTCTCTTATTCAGGctgctaaaaatttaatgaatgcaGTTGTACTTACTGTTAAAGCTTCATATGTTGCATCAACCAAATATCCTCGACAATCTACAGTAACt tcACCAATTGTTGTATGGAAAATGAAAGCACCAGAAAAGAAACCATTGGTACGTCCTGAAAGACCAGAAGAAGTTAGAGCAAAAGTACGTAAAGGTTCACAGAAAAAAGTGCAAAATCCGATACACGCATTATCTGAATTTCAGAGTCCTACAGAAagcgtttaa